A single Dehalococcoidia bacterium DNA region contains:
- a CDS encoding PH domain-containing protein, protein MAKHADDIVVDKKDQLEKIEDYCLPDETIRAVFDMKGGGTGFIGITDKRVIFYDKAFMHKKKAMVTIPYGRIHAVSSEDDTGGLIKRGFLASSRLTLHAGNDAFEFEFRGGDKAHRAYAIIMEYLLK, encoded by the coding sequence ATGGCAAAACATGCTGACGACATCGTTGTTGATAAGAAGGACCAACTGGAAAAGATCGAGGATTACTGCTTGCCCGATGAGACGATCCGGGCGGTGTTCGATATGAAAGGTGGGGGTACGGGTTTCATTGGGATCACGGACAAACGGGTGATTTTCTATGATAAGGCCTTCATGCACAAGAAAAAGGCGATGGTGACGATTCCGTATGGCAGGATTCATGCCGTGAGCAGCGAGGACGATACCGGAGGGCTGATCAAGCGCGGTTTTCTGGCCAGCAGCCGATTAACGCTCCACGCAGGCAATGACGCTTTTGAATTTGAATTCCGGGGCGGAGATAAGGCGCATCGTGCTTATGCGATTATCATGGAGTATCTCTTGAAATAG
- a CDS encoding thiamine phosphate synthase encodes MLRIVDANLNRLGEGLRVLEEIARFMLDDVKMSEKLKNMRHDLLVISPETHSRLLAARDSEGDVGRDIVVSSGSSREKVSDLVAANSKRAQEALRVLEEVVKLPEMPSDLAGREFEKARFSLYEIEKGLFLRLARHAMMEKLSGLYAIIDPQVLAGRVSEAEAARQVIEGGASVIQFRDKDRPRGELVPIARELKRICAQAQVLFIINDYVDLALAVDADGVHVGQTDLPLMVVRGILPLDKIIGCSANTVKQARKAEAEGADYLGVGAIYPTATKPDAGVVGLEGLRKIRAAVSLPIVALGGIDQNNAGEVIKSGADAVAAISAILKGDIEKSTRVLASKMAGGKNNEQD; translated from the coding sequence ATGTTGCGAATTGTCGATGCCAACCTGAATCGCCTGGGTGAGGGGCTCCGGGTTCTGGAGGAGATCGCCCGTTTCATGCTGGATGATGTCAAAATGAGCGAGAAGCTCAAAAACATGCGCCACGATCTGCTGGTAATCTCCCCGGAAACTCACAGCAGGCTACTGGCTGCGAGAGACTCGGAGGGCGATGTTGGGCGTGATATTGTCGTCTCTTCCGGCAGCAGCCGGGAGAAAGTGAGCGACCTGGTTGCCGCCAACTCCAAGCGGGCACAGGAAGCGTTGCGCGTTCTGGAAGAAGTCGTCAAGTTGCCGGAGATGCCTTCGGATCTGGCAGGGCGGGAATTTGAGAAAGCCAGGTTCAGCCTCTATGAAATAGAAAAGGGCCTTTTCCTCCGCCTGGCAAGGCATGCCATGATGGAGAAATTATCCGGCCTTTATGCCATCATCGATCCCCAGGTGCTGGCAGGGCGGGTCAGCGAGGCTGAAGCCGCTCGTCAGGTGATTGAGGGGGGAGCCAGCGTAATTCAATTTCGTGATAAAGATCGGCCCAGGGGAGAGCTTGTGCCCATCGCCCGGGAGTTAAAGCGGATTTGTGCCCAGGCGCAGGTTCTTTTCATCATCAATGACTATGTGGATCTTGCGCTGGCGGTGGATGCGGACGGGGTTCATGTTGGTCAGACCGACCTCCCCCTGATGGTGGTGAGGGGGATTTTGCCGCTGGACAAGATCATCGGGTGTTCGGCAAATACCGTCAAGCAGGCTCGCAAAGCTGAAGCGGAAGGGGCCGACTATCTTGGTGTGGGGGCTATATATCCCACGGCTACCAAGCCGGATGCCGGTGTGGTTGGCTTGGAGGGTCTGCGAAAGATAAGGGCTGCAGTTTCTCTGCCGATTGTGGCGCTGGGAGGTATTGATCAGAACAATGCAGGTGAGGTCATTAAGTCGGGAGCAGATGCCGTAGCTGCGATCAGTGCAATTTTGAAGGGTGATATAGAGAAATCAACCCGGGTGCTGGCCTCAAAAATGGCCGGAGGGAAAAACAATGAGCAGGATTAG
- a CDS encoding zinc ribbon domain-containing protein, with protein sequence MPVYEYDCGNCKRRVSIFVRGFDQPDSLKCPECGGQDLSRRFSKFGIGKGESYLRKGIYEDMLTDRNLMRGLKANDTRALAEWNRRMTHGCGEDITPESEDLMAKMDAGAPWDQVVADAKATYGELGGGEE encoded by the coding sequence ATGCCGGTTTATGAATATGATTGCGGAAATTGCAAACGTCGAGTATCCATCTTTGTGAGGGGATTCGATCAGCCCGATTCCCTTAAGTGTCCTGAGTGTGGAGGACAGGACCTCTCTCGTCGGTTCTCCAAGTTTGGCATTGGCAAGGGAGAATCTTATCTGAGAAAGGGCATATATGAGGACATGCTGACCGATCGCAATCTGATGAGAGGGCTCAAGGCCAACGACACTCGCGCGCTGGCTGAGTGGAATCGAAGAATGACTCATGGATGTGGCGAGGATATAACCCCGGAGAGTGAGGATCTGATGGCCAAAATGGACGCAGGCGCGCCATGGGATCAGGTGGTAGCGGATGCCAAGGCTACTTATGGAGAACTTGGAGGCGGTGAGGAATAG
- a CDS encoding haloacid dehalogenase, giving the protein MSRISPALEKIGDRIRGSFAAKHEARDKAIKLSREAIYKCSTSIRAAHRGEYELAKSLAQAAKEIIDDVGQAIKDQDELRYTGFVHDSHKEYAEACITLALVSGGNIPDPDDLGVEYSSYLNGLGEAAGELRRHILDVMRHGELDRCEDILGMMDDIFSMLVTMDFPDAMTGGLRRTTDMVRGVLERSRGDLTVALRQRELEIKLDNFNKSISSPG; this is encoded by the coding sequence ATGAGCAGGATTAGTCCAGCTTTGGAGAAGATCGGAGACAGGATCAGGGGATCGTTTGCCGCCAAGCATGAGGCGCGAGATAAGGCGATTAAGCTTTCGCGAGAGGCAATCTATAAGTGCTCCACTTCGATCAGGGCGGCCCATCGTGGCGAATACGAACTGGCCAAGTCGTTAGCCCAGGCTGCCAAGGAGATCATCGATGATGTGGGCCAGGCCATCAAGGATCAGGACGAGCTGCGATACACTGGATTCGTTCATGATTCTCACAAGGAATACGCTGAGGCTTGCATCACGCTGGCACTGGTTTCGGGAGGGAATATCCCTGATCCCGATGACCTGGGTGTGGAGTATTCCTCTTATCTGAATGGTCTGGGTGAGGCGGCGGGAGAACTCAGACGTCATATCCTGGATGTGATGAGGCACGGCGAGCTGGATCGCTGCGAGGATATACTGGGGATGATGGATGACATCTTCAGTATGCTGGTGACCATGGATTTTCCGGATGCGATGACCGGTGGACTTCGAAGGACCACCGACATGGTAAGGGGGGTTCTGGAGAGAAGCCGGGGCGATCTGACCGTGGCGCTGAGGCAGAGGGAACTGGAAATCAAGCTGGACAATTTCAATAAGAGCATCTCGTCACCAGGATAG
- a CDS encoding helix-turn-helix transcriptional regulator — MKSKDAEPCYVISVAARMIGVHAQTLRYYEREGIIQPSRSRGNQRLYSPGDIEKLRHIKTLVDDLGVNLAGVEVILRLTQEMAEMEQKMQAILAEVEGRTKNE; from the coding sequence ATGAAATCGAAGGATGCGGAGCCTTGCTATGTGATCAGTGTGGCAGCCAGGATGATCGGGGTTCATGCGCAGACGCTGCGATATTACGAACGGGAAGGGATCATTCAGCCGTCCCGTTCCCGCGGCAATCAGCGGCTTTATTCCCCCGGTGATATCGAAAAGCTTCGTCACATAAAGACGTTGGTTGATGATCTAGGTGTGAACCTCGCCGGGGTTGAGGTGATCCTCAGGCTAACCCAGGAGATGGCCGAGATGGAGCAAAAAATGCAGGCAATCCTGGCGGAGGTGGAGGGAAGGACAAAGAATGAATGA
- a CDS encoding ribonuclease HII: MGLILRGCPVPVEGVYLRCDSLLFRARIDGRRGTGVYSLLGNAPESKYNRSISHMNQEPTFVQEQELWQQGYRCIAGIDEVGRGPLAGPVVAAAVILSLENRPSWLFQVRDSKKLSPRKREFLSECIRREALAVGIGEVSAETIDEEGIVAATKMAMRSAVRELAVPADFLLIDALVLSEVDIPQKGIIRGDNISFSIAAASIVAKVYRDRIMHDYDSLYPGYSFARNKGYPTAEHIQGLRQLGCCPVHRRSFAPVRGIEEDER, encoded by the coding sequence ATGGGCCTGATTTTGAGGGGCTGTCCTGTACCTGTAGAAGGCGTCTATCTGCGATGCGATTCGCTTCTGTTTCGGGCGAGAATCGATGGAAGAAGGGGAACAGGGGTATACAGTCTGCTGGGAAATGCGCCGGAAAGCAAGTATAATCGAAGTATCAGTCATATGAATCAGGAGCCGACTTTTGTCCAGGAGCAGGAGCTATGGCAGCAGGGGTATCGGTGTATCGCCGGGATCGATGAGGTGGGAAGGGGGCCGCTGGCAGGGCCGGTGGTTGCGGCCGCGGTGATTCTCTCTTTGGAAAACAGGCCGTCCTGGCTGTTTCAGGTGCGGGACAGCAAAAAGCTGAGCCCTCGAAAGCGGGAATTCCTCTCCGAATGCATTCGGAGAGAGGCCTTGGCAGTGGGTATAGGTGAGGTTTCAGCGGAGACGATTGACGAAGAGGGAATCGTGGCGGCTACAAAAATGGCCATGCGCTCTGCGGTGCGGGAGCTTGCCGTGCCTGCCGACTTCTTGCTCATAGATGCTTTGGTCCTGTCGGAAGTTGATATCCCCCAGAAGGGGATTATCAGAGGCGATAACATATCTTTCTCTATAGCGGCAGCCTCTATCGTGGCCAAGGTTTACCGGGATCGGATCATGCATGATTATGACAGCCTGTACCCCGGATATAGTTTTGCCCGGAACAAGGGGTATCCCACGGCGGAACATATTCAAGGGTTGAGGCAGCTTGGATGTTGTCCTGTCCATCGCCGGAGCTTTGCGCCTGTTCGCGGGATAGAGGAAGATGAGCGATAG
- a CDS encoding chemotaxis protein CheW — protein MNTNTKTKEAERQLVIFSLANESYGVDIGTVNEIIRMQDISRVPRAPNFVQGVINLRGKVIPVVDLRKVFCLPAGETSKETRIVVVDILEQQVGIMVDAVTEVLRISADSVEPPASMITTGDADYLLGIAKLDHKLITLLDLSKVFSRDQAKGLEEVDLTQTEKTAHKMTLARA, from the coding sequence ATGAACACGAATACCAAAACAAAAGAAGCCGAGCGCCAACTGGTGATCTTCAGCCTGGCCAATGAATCCTACGGAGTCGATATCGGCACGGTCAATGAAATCATCCGCATGCAGGATATCTCCCGAGTGCCCAGAGCGCCCAATTTTGTCCAAGGGGTCATCAATCTCAGAGGCAAGGTCATCCCCGTGGTGGATCTGCGCAAGGTTTTCTGCCTTCCTGCCGGGGAGACCTCCAAGGAGACCCGAATCGTGGTGGTAGACATTCTGGAGCAACAGGTCGGCATTATGGTTGATGCCGTAACAGAAGTGCTGCGCATCTCTGCCGATTCTGTGGAGCCTCCGGCATCGATGATCACCACCGGCGATGCCGATTATCTCCTCGGAATCGCCAAGCTCGATCACAAGCTCATCACCCTGCTCGACCTGAGCAAGGTGTTTAGCCGAGATCAGGCCAAAGGCCTCGAGGAAGTTGACCTCACCCAAACCGAGAAAACCGCCCATAAAATGACCCTAGCTAGAGCTTAA
- a CDS encoding HAMP domain-containing methyl-accepting chemotaxis protein, which produces MKKLTTMRMSIRAKLLGGFMLVVILLLAVFGIAYTGLSDMGDKKDEVVKQSEIESHLQNMEYHAVTRYYMVKDWVASIGGPQEETYFQKAEAIKQNYYTEADTLRGLLPVDQVAVLEDIVKYGEAIITITGNTEGQMDLAAMMESNKASQAAKAALKGSATEAMLAAQKSADDAKTSAIIMTSIMAGIAVALALVIGFLISRSIANNTKKVVQAADQIADTDLAALASATAAMSEGDLTRSVAVQTQPIAVKSNDELGDLANSFNRMIARLHETGQSFSLMTTKMSGLIGKVAENSVQLSSASDQLASSAEQAGSATQQVASTTQQMAKGAGDQAVSTQETAKAVDQLTEVISQIAKGAQDQASGVEKATSAIGEVSTSAQQMAKNALGAADSAKKAAQTAKTGTEVTRKTVEGIERVRDSSLAVFQKISEMNKNSEQIGRIVAVIDDIAAQTNLLALNAAIEAARAGEHGRGFAVVADEVRKLAERSSTATKEIAALITGIQSNIGESAKAMEQGQHEVDEGCKLATQSGKALEEILREATEAANQIEQISRGAQQVSNSTNDLVSIIDSVGAVTEQSMAATEQMTANAQQVANAIENVAGIAEENSAATQETSASAEEMSSQVEEIVAASLSLKQMAEELQTTVSVFKTNGHGAHKDLAGSETLSVNEKVLVRN; this is translated from the coding sequence GTGAAAAAGTTAACAACCATGCGAATGAGCATAAGGGCTAAACTCCTGGGCGGGTTCATGCTAGTGGTCATCCTATTGCTGGCCGTGTTCGGCATCGCCTATACCGGACTCAGCGACATGGGAGATAAGAAAGACGAGGTCGTCAAGCAAAGCGAGATTGAAAGCCATCTGCAAAATATGGAGTACCACGCAGTTACGAGGTACTACATGGTCAAAGATTGGGTCGCTAGCATAGGCGGCCCCCAAGAAGAGACATATTTCCAGAAAGCGGAGGCAATCAAACAAAACTACTATACCGAAGCTGATACGTTACGAGGCTTATTGCCTGTCGATCAGGTTGCCGTGCTTGAAGATATCGTCAAATACGGCGAGGCGATCATCACCATTACGGGCAATACTGAGGGCCAAATGGACTTGGCTGCCATGATGGAAAGCAACAAAGCCTCCCAAGCTGCCAAGGCGGCCCTAAAAGGGAGTGCGACCGAGGCGATGCTGGCAGCCCAGAAGAGCGCCGATGATGCCAAAACGTCGGCCATCATCATGACCTCGATCATGGCAGGCATCGCCGTAGCGCTGGCTCTTGTTATCGGATTTCTCATCTCGCGCTCCATCGCCAACAACACCAAGAAGGTGGTTCAGGCTGCCGACCAAATTGCCGATACCGACCTGGCAGCTCTGGCCAGCGCCACTGCGGCCATGTCAGAGGGTGACCTGACCCGGTCGGTCGCCGTGCAAACCCAGCCCATAGCCGTAAAATCCAATGACGAACTGGGCGATCTGGCCAATTCCTTCAACCGAATGATCGCCCGTCTCCATGAAACCGGCCAGTCCTTCTCCCTGATGACCACCAAGATGAGCGGCCTCATCGGCAAGGTGGCCGAAAACTCGGTGCAACTGAGCTCGGCCAGCGACCAACTGGCTTCATCGGCTGAACAAGCTGGTTCCGCCACCCAGCAGGTGGCCAGCACTACCCAGCAGATGGCCAAGGGTGCGGGGGATCAGGCCGTCAGCACTCAGGAAACCGCCAAAGCCGTTGACCAGCTCACCGAAGTCATCTCACAAATCGCCAAGGGGGCTCAGGATCAGGCCAGCGGTGTCGAGAAAGCCACTTCCGCTATCGGTGAAGTCTCCACATCCGCTCAGCAAATGGCCAAGAACGCTCTCGGCGCCGCCGATAGCGCCAAGAAGGCCGCCCAGACCGCCAAGACCGGCACCGAGGTCACCAGGAAGACCGTCGAAGGCATCGAGCGCGTCAGGGATAGCTCACTGGCCGTCTTCCAGAAGATCTCCGAGATGAACAAGAACTCCGAGCAGATCGGCAGAATCGTGGCGGTGATTGACGACATCGCCGCCCAGACCAACCTCCTGGCTCTCAATGCCGCCATCGAGGCGGCCCGGGCAGGCGAACACGGCAGAGGATTTGCGGTAGTTGCCGACGAGGTCAGAAAGCTTGCCGAGCGTTCCTCCACTGCCACCAAGGAGATCGCCGCTCTCATCACCGGCATCCAGAGCAACATCGGAGAGTCCGCCAAAGCCATGGAACAGGGGCAGCATGAAGTAGACGAAGGATGCAAGCTCGCTACCCAGTCCGGCAAGGCCCTGGAAGAGATCCTCAGAGAGGCCACCGAAGCCGCCAATCAGATCGAGCAGATATCCAGAGGAGCTCAGCAAGTGAGCAACTCCACCAATGATCTGGTCAGTATCATCGATAGCGTCGGGGCAGTGACGGAACAGAGCATGGCCGCCACCGAACAGATGACCGCTAACGCTCAACAAGTGGCCAATGCCATCGAGAACGTCGCTGGTATCGCCGAAGAGAACAGCGCGGCCACCCAGGAGACATCGGCTTCCGCCGAAGAGATGAGTTCCCAGGTCGAGGAGATCGTCGCCGCCTCCCTTTCTCTCAAGCAAATGGCCGAGGAACTTCAGACCACCGTATCCGTGTTCAAGACCAATGGCCACGGCGCTCACAAAGATTTGGCCGGAAGCGAGACGCTGTCGGTTAACGAGAAGGTGTTAGTCCGAAATTAA
- a CDS encoding zinc ribbon domain-containing protein encodes MPRLLMENLEAVRNSVMPIYEFRCQDCRRKATIFVRSVSSPIDTRCPSCGSGELVRLVSSFGISRSVKSVHERSGATGMYGNPDYYNDPRNIGRGVEDKFAQMGMEMPSEIRGMIDAAREGDLPDSVKDLQPNVKEL; translated from the coding sequence ATGCCAAGGCTACTTATGGAGAACTTGGAGGCGGTGAGGAATAGCGTCATGCCCATCTACGAGTTTCGCTGTCAGGATTGCCGCCGGAAGGCTACAATTTTTGTGAGGAGCGTATCTTCCCCGATCGATACGCGGTGCCCTTCGTGCGGAAGTGGGGAGCTTGTCCGCCTCGTATCCAGCTTTGGCATCAGCAGATCGGTTAAGAGTGTCCACGAGCGATCCGGCGCGACCGGGATGTATGGCAATCCGGATTATTACAATGACCCCCGCAATATCGGGAGAGGGGTTGAGGATAAATTCGCTCAAATGGGTATGGAGATGCCCTCCGAAATCCGGGGCATGATTGATGCCGCCAGAGAAGGCGATCTTCCGGATTCGGTGAAGGACCTGCAGCCGAACGTTAAGGAGCTATAG
- the proB gene encoding glutamate 5-kinase, translating to MSGYHRLVIKLGTNLITAGKDSLDRETMKRLIGQATQLHQRGYQILVVTSGAVAAGKHRLGIRKKRRDVPFRQMMAAVGQGRLMQAYDELFSAHGITVAQTLLTRPDFSSRLGYLNARNTLLALLELGVVPIINENDVVFVEELEGATFGDNDNLSAMVANLVDADLLVILSDVSGLYTSDPNQDAAAELVPRVARIDRSIEELARGTSSERGTGGMTTKIEAAKLATASGTAVVIASGQEPNVILRLAEKEALGTFFEPVASRIEGRKRWMLGLPTKGKIAVDSGAKTALKKNNGSLLPAGITGVEGFFERGDAVAIVDSQDGSIGIGISNYGAVDISRIRGSRSESIPKVLGHGYGDEVVHRDNMVIL from the coding sequence ATGTCTGGCTACCATCGCTTGGTGATTAAGCTGGGGACCAATCTGATTACGGCTGGCAAGGATAGTCTTGACCGCGAAACGATGAAGCGCCTGATTGGGCAGGCGACACAGCTTCATCAGCGCGGGTACCAGATACTGGTCGTTACCTCTGGGGCGGTGGCTGCGGGCAAGCATAGACTGGGGATAAGAAAGAAGCGCCGGGATGTTCCCTTCCGACAAATGATGGCGGCGGTGGGCCAGGGGCGACTAATGCAGGCCTACGATGAACTCTTCAGCGCTCATGGGATCACCGTAGCCCAGACATTGCTCACCAGGCCGGATTTTTCCAGTCGTCTGGGCTATCTGAATGCGCGCAATACATTATTGGCGCTCCTGGAACTTGGCGTGGTGCCGATCATCAATGAGAATGACGTGGTATTCGTGGAAGAGCTCGAAGGGGCCACATTTGGAGACAATGATAATCTTTCAGCAATGGTGGCCAATCTGGTGGATGCCGATCTTCTGGTCATCCTCAGCGATGTGTCCGGACTCTATACCAGCGATCCAAACCAGGATGCGGCAGCTGAACTTGTTCCGCGGGTGGCGCGAATAGATCGCTCGATTGAGGAACTTGCCAGAGGGACAAGCAGTGAACGGGGTACCGGAGGGATGACGACCAAGATTGAGGCGGCCAAGCTGGCAACAGCTTCCGGGACGGCTGTGGTGATCGCCAGTGGACAGGAGCCCAATGTGATCCTCAGGCTGGCCGAGAAGGAGGCTCTGGGGACATTCTTTGAACCGGTTGCCTCCAGGATCGAAGGCCGAAAACGCTGGATGCTTGGCCTTCCGACCAAGGGCAAGATTGCGGTCGACTCCGGCGCGAAAACCGCGCTGAAAAAGAATAATGGCAGCCTCCTTCCAGCCGGAATCACTGGAGTGGAGGGGTTTTTTGAGCGGGGGGATGCGGTTGCGATTGTGGATTCCCAGGATGGGAGCATCGGTATTGGCATATCCAACTATGGTGCGGTGGATATATCCCGGATTAGAGGCTCCCGTTCCGAAAGTATCCCAAAAGTCCTCGGTCACGGATACGGGGATGAGGTGGTACACCGGGATAATATGGTAATTTTATAG
- a CDS encoding sodium-translocating pyrophosphatase, giving the protein METEHFIAMVLGISVFGLLCAVYLAKWVLKHDTGSEEMLKISNAIKEGAEAFLRRQNKTIAMMAVVLAVLLFCYYAFVRGSKDFDPVNEGWEMAMWITVSFVFGAICSVIAGYVGMWISIRSNIRAANAALTSLNDALRVALRGGAVSGLLVTCMSLLGVAGLFGLVSLVTDVKETQIPLLIIGYGFGASFVALFAQLGGGIYTKAADVGADLVGKVEAGIPEDDPRNPAVIADLVGDNVGDCAGRGADLFESTAAENIGAMILAASLAQIAIQQGFEFREGIIGVLMFPLIARAFGIIASVIGIMYVHMDKEEKMDPMQVLNRGYYVAVALAMVGFGAASYWLLDAKFVDPITGVTQATDAWWHFYLCGVIGVVTSVAFVYVTQYYTEYKYRPVKSIAEASVTGPATNIIAGIGVGFECVALPVCFMAAALLGSYQLGNTCGLPHAGLFGTAVATMGMLSTAAYILAMDTFGPITDNAGGIVEMSQQPEEIRAKTDRLDAVGNTTKALTKGYAIGSAGLAAFLLFQAYMDEVRNYAGLPIDSPFPIDLAKPQVFIGALVGAALVYLFSAFAIRAVGQAAQAIIAEVRRQYATLPRVNDMIQFPKDFKPDYGTCVDIVTKAALRKMIVPGLLAVCVPVGVGVIFKQIYVDDAHPLIAAEAVGALIMVGTIVGIITALFLNNAGGAWDNSKKYIETGALGGKYLTDASGKKMKNPTHGAAVVGDTVGDPFKDTAGPSLHVLVKLLSTVTLVLAPLFL; this is encoded by the coding sequence ATGGAGACTGAACATTTTATAGCCATGGTTCTGGGCATCAGCGTCTTCGGACTGTTGTGTGCCGTGTACCTGGCAAAATGGGTTCTCAAGCACGACACCGGAAGCGAGGAGATGCTAAAAATCTCCAATGCCATCAAGGAAGGTGCGGAAGCCTTCCTCCGCCGCCAGAACAAGACAATTGCCATGATGGCGGTTGTGCTGGCGGTTTTGTTGTTCTGCTATTACGCATTTGTGCGTGGTTCTAAGGACTTTGACCCTGTTAATGAAGGCTGGGAAATGGCGATGTGGATCACCGTGTCGTTTGTTTTCGGCGCGATCTGCTCGGTCATTGCGGGTTATGTAGGGATGTGGATTTCCATCCGAAGCAATATACGGGCTGCCAATGCGGCCCTTACCAGCCTCAATGATGCGCTTCGCGTCGCCCTCCGAGGTGGTGCGGTTTCGGGGTTGCTCGTCACCTGCATGAGCCTCTTGGGAGTGGCCGGCCTTTTTGGACTGGTAAGTCTGGTGACCGATGTTAAGGAGACTCAGATACCGCTTCTGATCATTGGCTACGGCTTTGGCGCGTCGTTCGTGGCTTTGTTTGCCCAGCTGGGCGGCGGTATCTATACCAAAGCCGCTGATGTAGGCGCTGACCTCGTCGGCAAGGTGGAAGCCGGTATTCCGGAGGATGACCCCAGGAATCCGGCGGTTATCGCCGATCTGGTGGGCGATAACGTGGGCGACTGCGCTGGCCGTGGCGCCGACCTGTTTGAATCGACTGCCGCGGAAAACATCGGTGCCATGATCCTGGCTGCAAGCTTGGCTCAAATCGCGATTCAACAGGGTTTTGAGTTCCGCGAAGGGATCATCGGCGTTCTGATGTTCCCGCTGATTGCCCGTGCCTTCGGAATCATCGCTTCCGTCATCGGCATCATGTATGTCCATATGGATAAGGAAGAGAAGATGGATCCGATGCAAGTCCTGAACAGAGGATATTACGTCGCCGTTGCGCTGGCGATGGTGGGGTTCGGTGCGGCCTCCTACTGGCTGCTGGATGCCAAGTTTGTTGACCCTATTACGGGGGTGACTCAGGCTACTGATGCCTGGTGGCATTTCTACCTTTGCGGAGTCATCGGCGTAGTTACCTCGGTGGCTTTTGTGTACGTTACCCAGTATTACACGGAATACAAGTATCGGCCTGTCAAGAGCATAGCCGAGGCCTCAGTCACCGGTCCGGCAACCAATATCATCGCCGGTATCGGGGTGGGTTTTGAGTGCGTGGCCTTACCCGTCTGTTTCATGGCGGCAGCCCTGCTGGGATCCTATCAATTGGGAAACACCTGCGGTCTTCCTCATGCCGGACTGTTCGGAACGGCAGTGGCCACCATGGGCATGCTCTCTACCGCGGCTTATATCCTGGCGATGGATACCTTCGGGCCCATCACCGATAACGCAGGCGGCATTGTAGAGATGTCCCAGCAGCCTGAAGAGATTCGCGCGAAGACCGACAGGCTGGATGCGGTGGGCAACACCACCAAGGCGCTCACCAAGGGATACGCCATCGGCTCGGCCGGTCTGGCGGCGTTCCTGCTCTTCCAGGCATACATGGATGAGGTCAGGAATTATGCTGGTCTACCGATTGATTCCCCGTTCCCAATTGACCTGGCTAAGCCACAGGTATTCATCGGCGCGCTCGTTGGCGCGGCGCTGGTTTACCTGTTTTCTGCCTTTGCTATTCGAGCAGTGGGTCAGGCAGCACAGGCTATCATTGCTGAAGTGCGCCGGCAATATGCCACGCTGCCCAGGGTGAACGACATGATTCAGTTCCCCAAAGACTTCAAACCCGACTATGGCACATGCGTGGATATCGTTACCAAGGCGGCCCTGCGCAAGATGATCGTTCCTGGGCTTCTCGCCGTTTGTGTACCGGTTGGTGTGGGCGTTATCTTCAAGCAGATATATGTGGATGATGCTCACCCGTTGATCGCTGCTGAGGCTGTGGGCGCTCTAATTATGGTAGGAACCATCGTCGGTATTATTACCGCGCTCTTCCTCAACAATGCGGGTGGAGCCTGGGACAACTCGAAGAAATACATCGAGACCGGCGCTCTGGGCGGCAAGTACCTCACCGACGCTTCGGGCAAGAAGATGAAGAACCCGACGCACGGCGCGGCAGTTGTGGGCGATACCGTGGGTGATCCGTTCAAAGACACGGCCGGTCCGTCATTGCACGTTCTGGTCAAACTTCTCTCGACGGTTACGCTGGTGCTCGCTCCGCTCTTCCTGTAG
- a CDS encoding YraN family protein, whose translation MSDSRQRLGAFGEREARDYLLKRGYEILESNFRCPIGEIDIVARDGDFLVFVEVRTRRGSEFGTPEESITQAKKGKLVHLAQYYIQQHAGLPASWRIDVVAIEVGRNGKISRIELIENAVD comes from the coding sequence ATGAGCGATAGTCGCCAGCGCTTGGGAGCGTTCGGGGAAAGGGAGGCGAGAGATTATCTTCTGAAGCGCGGTTATGAAATTCTGGAGTCGAACTTCCGTTGCCCGATCGGTGAGATCGATATCGTAGCCAGGGATGGAGACTTTCTGGTATTTGTGGAGGTGCGCACCAGAAGAGGCTCGGAATTCGGCACTCCCGAAGAGTCGATCACTCAGGCCAAGAAGGGAAAACTGGTTCATCTGGCCCAGTATTATATCCAGCAGCACGCCGGATTGCCTGCCTCATGGCGCATCGATGTGGTGGCCATCGAGGTGGGAAGGAATGGGAAAATCTCTCGAATCGAACTGATTGAAAACGCTGTGGATTAG